Genomic DNA from Parasteatoda tepidariorum isolate YZ-2023 chromosome 3, CAS_Ptep_4.0, whole genome shotgun sequence:
TCTTATACTACAAAAGTGTTTTAAAGCCAGGAATCTATAATAACGATTAACTGTACCatcaaataatacatatttaccaCATTTTTGCCCTCCTTCGGTTTTCCCAGAAGTACCGTTAAAGGTAATGTGAGGTTTCCAAAATATGGTTGAAGGCTTTAAATGATCCATGTCTGAAAAAGAAATCCATATgtcaaatttaactaattttttagcgacagggaaaaaaacactaaaacgTTTGTTAGAATATGAATATATTaactaatgaagaaaaataaggaTTGTATAATGCAGGTATATCATGAatatgaaatgtatttaaatagtgaatatataactgaaatatatcaatatttattatttaatattttataaaaaccacAAGTAGATTCTAAGTAGTTGATGTGTGTTAAATAATTAGCAGAAACCACAGTAGAGGGTGTTATTCAACAATGCCAACTTAACCGTCACGTAATATTAACCACTATTTGTGTCCAAAAGCTCACACGTGCACTTTTTTGTGTTGTATCACTAGCAGCCTTTGTATTGtataaaataggttttaaaatatttcttttttgttttgtttcttatcCCTTCTCTTAGTTATTTCGTATTTGAATCGTTTTCTTCTTCAGAAGACAATATACATACATGACTAGTTAAATGGATCTttagtgttaaattaaatataaatcggtgtttaattagaagaaaagagataatgatatttcaagAAGTTTTACTCTGTGAACgaatacttatatatatatatatataNtatatatatatatatatcccttTACTGTGTCACATATtcgtgcatttaaaatatttgtgtccCTTTCAATATtaggaagaaatattttaatcagaaaaagaaactgacagcatcaataataaatatgctGAATTCCAAAGCATTGGGCCATTCCATTGTTTTACAACAACATTTTGAAACTATGTATCTATTTcggaaatatcttatttttaaatgtcaaaagaTAAGAAATGTATTCATATTAACGAAATAAACctatgcaaaattattatttctgaaagtaATATTGCacagggaaattttttttaatctaaactaccagaatatcttaaaattaaccGTACTTCTAGtttcaaactataaaaaattccagatcaagtTATGGTGTAATGTACCAGCACGCAGGGTACCGCCTAAGAaaaccatttttaccggaacgtGCTACGGACCAAAAAgttattataccgtaatttttacagtaatagttaCTGTCACATCGCTGAATCAGcctaaataaatcaatattacggtataatattttacggtaaaaatagattttacggtaaaaatagattttatggatGTTGCACCCAAAGTGTCGGTATTATTACCAATTGTAATACCGTAACTTAAAACTGTAATTTGATCTGctcttttttacagtaaatggagcactttagtaataattttaaattatgtgatgAAATTCGGTTATTTTGTCTttataccttagagcatgacataaaaaccatttattcagtttaatttactttctagttttgtaatgtttattaaatagtgagtaataagaataataattttgaaaatcctgAATGTTTAGTAAGCCCATTagcatatgaacggaaaaaataaccaaatagatgatttaaaaaccgtatatttACGTTTATATTgccaaaattatacttttatttaccaTGCATGTCAGTACCATAAAGTAAGGggattttactaaaaaaatttctccatgtGACCTTTTCCTAATATTGTCCGTGGGCTGATTTAAAACTCAACTATTACGAGTAcaatatttttaggattttttttcaaatttgttatatatgcattatattttacaacaaattggacaaacacaaaaatttttcagtcaCCCATGAATCAAACGGTCCAATACATTAGATTATTTAAGTGACGAatggaaaaagtaatttttagagtaaattttTCTATGTAATACTCTGTAAAGtgtacataaaatacataaaatgttgTATGCAATTGGGAGTACTTTCATCCTACCTAAGTaataaacacaataaatacAAGTAATAAATACAACAGCACTTATGCAGTTATGTTTGCTTATATTCACCTTTTCTGTAGAACTCTCCGTTCACTGTGTGTTCATACAAGTACATTTCCTTTTTCTCCAATTCTCCATTTAGTCCCGTAGATAATTTAGAAGCCttataatacattgaaaatttatagtCTACTAATGTTCTGATTTCATCTGCTGCGTATTTAACCTCTTCTTGATTGTTAGGATCAGTGGTGTAGCAAACAGTTACTTGCGGAACATCAGAACAGGCTATGGTGGATGATTTAATTGCAGCTAGAGTTCcattattgcataaattttgcATCACAACCCATCTCCGATCCAATTCTCTCAGATCGTTATGAGCAAACAATAACCATTTGCCTCCTTTCTGTTTTAATTCATCATCACTTATAGAAGTtggagaataaaataaaaaattactttcttcagTTTTCGAGGGAAGATTATCATCGAACATTcctattaagaaaaaaaaatgaaaaagtatcaGCTGTACTAATTAATCAAATGTATATGAATACTctctttttacataaattgtcattaaaatactatagagaataaataataagtttttagcATTTACAATCTTTATGAAATCacaagcataataaataaattttgagtgcACTTCTTGCAgtttaatttaactatataaaaaaatatttccaaataaactaaagaaaagtTGCATTACTGTTACATTTTCTATTACTGCATTCTATTATATTCCTTTTCTATTgctatttaatttctatttctataaaaatatctaattctcTTAGGTACTTATGAGTGAACAAAAACCATTTACCTCCTTTCCGTTTTAATTCGTCATCACTTATAGAATTCtcagaataaattaaagatttcttGTCCTCAGTCTCCAAGGGCCGATTATCCTCAAACAttcctatttataaaaaaaatgtaaaagtatcAGCCGTATTGATTAATCAAATGCATATGAATACTCTCTTTGTATacatattatcatttaaaataaagaatatataataagtttttacatCCACAATCTCTTAGAAGTcacaagcataaaaaatatattttaagagtatTTCCTGAAATTCAATTtgactatataaaaataattttttccaaaacacCAAAAGAAAAGTTACATTACTGTTAAAATCtctattagaatattttatagataaaaaaatagatggaaaatttaaagatataaaaaaaataatatcaaataacatgagtaaaaataattaattgataaacatcTATTTCCATTTTGAGTTGATCACTTTGAATGTTCTCCTTAAGCgcaatagagaaaaaaattaacaggaaatgttataaatatgaGCTAAAGACTacggatatttttttacattgattaaattaaaataatataaaaaataacaaaactaaaagtttaagaaaacagttaatagattaaaatattcaaatatattcaaaatatttgcgtGAAACTCTAATTTAGAGAGCTCGTTTGACCACACAGCCTCATGTTGCAAACAGAGTGCACTAAAGATGATGCtatcaattatttacttttaaagatgAAGGTTAAGTTAGAAACAAAAAGTtgtcttagaaaaaaaaacatgagtcTCATTCAAACCTCATCCcatcttttaaagctaactaatttttatgatataaaattaaatgtaaacttaagcaaaaattacaattcttcatttatttaaaatagctttttcattcataattgaTCAATTTGTTTTACCACACTATTATGCACAATACTTAATGCTTCATACTGAGAATCAATcactttaaagttaaattacatttaattttaacctacagtaacagaaaataattattaaatggccattaaatattacttcatttttaagcaaaatcaaTGCGAAACAACTACCTACTCAAATTTGTCGAACACAAACATTTCGAATCACACACAGAATAAAAGCTGTGTgaataaagttttagtttttaaaatgaaatgaaatttggaGTCATGATGgtaattacatttaaagaatgaattatctataaaaaataatcaaccaaacaacaattgtttttatcacaatatttttatctaaagaaaGTATTGCATGCTAAAATTTCAGTTCAAtcctttattctaaattatcaatttttatttattgacattAAAATCTTCGTAGACAAATCGCCATATTCATTTTCCATTTTCTAATCCTATtcggttattttatttcatgtttttttttattttgccctgaaaaataataaattttaaaaaaaatattaatattttacctaACATATTTTTAACCGATCGTAAATTTATGGTAAGGGAATTATGAATTTGCTGCCcctctatttttgaaataattaaaagttcgTAAAAAGAAACATGGTCGTTTCAATTTTATGTCTGtagatttagtaatttaatcataactttgtagattttataattaaagcatAACTCTAATTTATTCTATGTCctaaattttctatattaatatGTGAGAAAGTTATTCATGGTGAACCTTTTTGCACCGTGTGCGCTGTATCAGAGTCAACAAATGATACTTCTGTACagtgctgaaaataaaataacggatcaccctgaatatcttttgatctaatgattacCTCAACCTTTTTTCGATAGATTCGGACTTTATCATAGGCTGCCCCCTATATTGTGGAAAGCATATATGCGAATCcgtagtaaaaaatgcatatttatttagagaaagtacataTTTGTGTCCTTTTTcgtaacgtaaaatatcatctgctttaattaattagtatgttAAGTTCCTTACACCATTAAGATTGTGTCCGAAAGGGATAAAATctgatcattggatcaaaagttattcaagtgGTCCAATTTTAACTTGCCCACTGTGCAACTTAACTTGCCATCATTGTTTAAGCTATTCTTTCACAACAAGGGTAACACCAAGTCATGTTGTCGTAACTCTAATAATGGAAATTGTCTGGCCAATACAATGCTTTGAACAGAAATTgccgtttaaaatattttttgaggcATATACACTATAAAGAGGTTTTCACATTATACACTTCATTTCAGGTTATACTTATGCACTTTtgacaacaataaattaatgcagATATAAATACTTTCACAAAGTATGTAATATCTAGTTGTATTTTCGTACAAACCATAGTCAAAGtcgaaaacttttaagaatattaatgattttaaaaaataattcttattcatTGAATATACATTGATATCTGCCTGACCAAGTGTCTAAGACACATACAAATGTGGTTAAAACGAGGCATCGAAATAACTCTCCATAAATATAGACATGTGAAGAGTTTAGGTAAAGAAGGTAGCACTAAGTTGgcattttgaaaagattttgagatttttttatgaaagaaattagtttaaagGAGTTTTATTTCCCTTCTTTCTTTAAtggatttattttagttttgttttctatCCTCTATATTAGTGGCAATGAGTACAATTCTTAGATATTGAATACAGTGCCAATGGATTGTATAAATTGCTTGCGACATAAATACTTTATACTTTTAATGAGTATGACTATGATTTATGAATGTACATATTGCAGtctgttttgtttgttttttcttacttaGAATGGTACAATTTTTTAGCAATCACCAAGCAGTAttaatacacacacacacacacacacacacacacacacacatatatatatatatacNNNNNNNNNNNNNNNNNNNNNNNNNNNNNNNNNNNNNNNNNNNNNNNNNNNNNNNNNNNNNNNNNNNNNNNNNNNNNNNNNNNNNNNNNNNNNNNNNNNNNNNNNNNNNNNNNNNNNNNNNNNNNNNNNNNNNNNNNNNNNNNNNNNNNNNNNNNNNNNNNNNNNNNNNNNNNNNNNNNNNNNNNNNNNNNNNNNNNNNNNNNNNNNNNNNNNNNNNNNNNNNNNNNNNNNNNNNNNNNNNNNNNNNNNNNNNNNNNNNNNNNNNNNNNNNNNNNNNNNNNNNNNNNNNNNNNNNNNNNNNNNNNNNNNNNNNNNNNNNNNNNNNNNNNNNNNNNNNNNNNNNNNNNNNNNNNNNNNNNNNNNNNNNNNNNNNNNNNNNNNNNNNNNNNNNNNNNNNNNNNNNNNNNNNNNNNNNNNNNNNNNNNNNNNNNNNNNNNNNNNNNNNNNNNNNNNNNNNNNNNNNNNNNNNNNNNNNNNNNNNNNNNNNNNNNNNNNNNNNNNNNNNNNNNNNNNNNNNNNNNNNNNNNNNNNNNNNNNNNNNNNNNNNNNNNNNNNNNNNNNNNNNNNNNNNNNNNNNNNNNNNNNNNNNNNNNNNNNNNNNNNNNNNNNNNNNNNNNNNNNNNNNNNNNNNNNNNNNNNNNNNNNNNNNNNNNNNNNNNNNNNNNNNNNNNNNNNNNNNNNNNNNNNNNNNNNNNNNNNNNNNNNNNNNNNNNNNNNNNNNNNNNNNNNNNNNNNNNNNNNNNNNNNNNNNNNNNNNNNNNNNNNNNNNNNNNNNNNNNNNNNNNNNNNNNNNNNNNNNNNNNNNNNNNNNNNNNNNNNNNNNNNNNNNNNNNNNNNNNNNNNNNNNNNNNNNNNNNNNNNNNNNNNNNNNNNNNNNNNNNNNNNNNNNNNNNNNNNNNNNNNNNNNNNNNNNNNNNNNNNNNNNNNNNNNNNNNNNNNNNNNNNNNNNNNNNNNNNNNNNNNNNNNNNNNNNNNNNNNNNNNNNNNNNNNNNNNNNNNNNNNNNNNNNNNNNNNNNNNNNNNNNNNNNNNNNNNNNNNNNNNNNNNNNNNNNNNNNNNNNNNNNNNNNNNNNNNNNNNNNNNNNNNNNNNNNNNNNNNNNNNNNNNNNNNNNNNNNNNNNNNNNNNNNNNNNNNNNNNNNNNNNNNNNNNNNNNNNNNNNNNNNNNNNNNNNNNNNNNNNNNNNNNNNNNNNNNNNNNNNNNNNNNNNNNNNNNNNNNNNNNNNNNNNNNNNNNNNNNNNNNNNNNNNNNNNNNNNNNNNNNNNNNNNNNNNNNNNNNNNNNNNNNNNNNNNNNNNNNNNNNNNNNNNNNNNNNNNNNNNNNNNNNNNNNNNNNNNNNNNNNNNNNNNNNNNNNNNNNNNNNNNNNNNNNNNNNNNNNNNNNNNNNNNNNNNNNNNNNNNNNNNNNNNNNNNNNNNNNNNNNNNNNNNNNNNNNNNNNNNNNNNNNNNNNNNNNNNNNNNNNNNNNNNNNNNNNNNNNNNNNNNNNNNNNNNNNNNNNNNNNNNNNNNNNNNNNNNNNNNNNNNNNNNNNNNNNNNNNNNNNNNNNNNNNNNNNNNNNNNNNNNNNNNNNNNNNNNNNNNNNNNNNNNNNNNNNNNNNNNNNNNNNNNNNNNNNNNNNNNNNNNNNNNNNNNNNNNNNNNNNNNNNNNNNNNNNNNNNNNNNNNNNNNNNNNNNNNNNNNNNNNNNNNNNNNNNNNNNNNNNNNNNNNNNNNNNNNNNNNNNNNNNNNNNNNNNNNNNNNNNNNNNNNNNNNNNNNNNNNNNNNNNNNNNNNNNNNNNNNNNNNNNNNNNNNNNNNNNNNNNNNNNNNNNNNNNNNNNNNNNNNNNNNNNNNNNNNNNNNNNNNNNNNNNNNNNNNNNNNNNNNNNNNNNNNNNNNNNNNNNNNNNNNNNNNNNNNNNNNNNNNNNNNNNNNNNNNNNNNNNNNNNNNNNNNNNNNNNNNNNNNNNNNNNNNNNNNNNNNNNNNNNNNNNNNNNNNNNNNNNNNNNNNNNNNNNNNNNNNNNNNNNNNNNNNNNNNNNNNNNNNNNNNNNNNNNNNNNNNNNNNNNNNNNNNNNNNNNNNNNNNNNNNNNNNNNNNNNNNNNNNNNNNNNNNNNNNNNNNNNNNNNNNNNNNNNNNNNNNNNNNNNNNNNNNNNNNNNNNNNNNNNNNNNNNNNNNNNNNNNNNNNNNNNNNNNNNNNNNNNNNNNNNNNNNNNNNNNNNNNNNNNNNNNNNNNNNNNNNNNNNNNNNNNNNNNNNNNNNNNNNNNNNNNNNNNNNNNNNNNNNNNNNNNNNNNNNNNNNNNNNNNNNNNNNNNNNNNNNNNNNNNNNNNNNNNNNNNNNNNNNNNNNNNNNNNNNNNNNNNNNNNNNNNNNNNNNNNNNNNNNNNNNNNNNNNNNNNNNNNNNNNNNNNNNNNNNNNNNNNNNNNNNNNNNNNNNNNNNNNNNNNNNNNNNNNNNNNNNNNNNNNNNNNNNNNNNNNNNNNNNNNNNNNNNNNNNNNNNNNNNNNNNNNNNNNNNNNNNNNNNNNNNNNNNNNNNNNNNNNNNNNNNNNNNNNNNNNNNNNNNNNNNNNNNNNNNNNNNNNNNNNNNNNNNNNNNNNNNNNNNNNNNNNNNNNNNNNNNNNNNNNNNNNNNNNNNNNNNNNNNNNNNNNNNNNNNNNNNNNNNNNNNNNNNNNNNNNNNNNNNNNNNNNNNNNNNNNNNNNNNNNNNNNNNNNNNNNNNNNNNNNNNNNNNNNNNNNNNNNNNNNNNNNNNNNNNNNNNNNNNNNNNNNNNNNNNNNNNNNNNNNNNNNNNNNNNNNNNNNNNNNNNNNNNNNNNNNNNNNNNNNNNNNNNNNNNNNNNNNNNNNNNNNNNNNNNNNNNNNNNNNNNNNNNNNNNNNNNNNNNNNNNNNNNNNNNNNNNNNNNNNNNNNNNNNNNNNNNNNNNNNNNNNNNNNNNNgtaaatatatatatatatatatattaaaaattaaaattgaagtctaataattctgttttgaacaaatcttttcaattaaaacagAGTATGAtctaaattctatatttataaataccatttttaaatttggtcaTAATTATACACAACACTAAATGCTTTATATTgagaattaatcattttaaagttaaattacatttaattttaacttacagtaactgaaaataattattaaatggccattaaatattacttaatttttaagcaaaatcaaTGCCAAACAACTACCTACTCAAATTTGTCGAACACAAATATTTCGAATCACACACAGAATAAAAGCTGTGTgaataaagttttagtttttaaaataaaatgaaatttggagTCATGAAggtaattacttttaaagaatgaattatctataaaaaaacaatcaaccaaacaacaattgtttttatcacaatatttttatctagGAAAATATTGCATGCTAAAATTTCACTTCAATCCTTTATTctgaattatcaatttttatttattgacattAAAATCTTCGTAGAAAATCGGCATATTCATTTTCCATTTTCTAATCCTATTCGGTTATTTtatgtcatgttttttttttcattttgctataaaaaataataaattttaaaaaaaaatgtatttatattttacataacatatttttaaccgATCGTAAATTTATGGTAAGGAAATTATGAATTTGATGCCCCTCtattcttgaaataattaaagttcGTAAATAGAAACATGGTCGTTGCAATTTTATGTCTGTATATTTCGCAATTTAATCAAACCTCTGTAGATTTTATAACTGAAGCATAACTCTAATTTATTCCATGTCCTAAATTTTCTATATTAGTATGTGAGAAAGTTACTCATGGTAAACTTTTTTGCACAAATGATACTTttgtacagtgctcaaaataaaataacggatcaccctgaatatcttttgatctaatgattacCTCAACCTTTTTTCGATAGATTCGGAGTTAGAGAAACAGgtatgttccttcactgggaatacttccagtgaaggaacatgcctgtttcttcactggttagaagttttttgtcttttaaacagaattttgtaAAGTAATGTGTGAAATATGATTTAACATGACTCTAGGATAAGTAATTCTGCTATATAGAGGACAACcaaaatgttgttaaaaattgtatgaataattcctgaaataatttcaattcaaaatgtttaatttaatagcttaatttatgaaaaaattttattttatatttattaatgggGTGCGTAGTTACATCAAATGTTAGGCAActtaataaactatgtttacaaatcgaaaactaattaaatataatcatcgAACATTTTTTCGCTGGCTTTTGCACCAAGAACTCCTAATAAGCTATCATTGTAGGATAGCAAcgtgattatataatttataaaaactactttactATGTTAGAATTTAGAAGCAAGCTCCTCAGCAAAAAACAGAGTTAAACAGAAACGATACTCAATTTCTTCAGAAGCTTGAAAAGGAAATCCCTCAAGATATGGTGCAAATTTTTAACGCAGCATTGACTGAAGAGTCTAATATCGAAAATGTCCAAGAGCCTACACTTTTTACAATATGGAAGAAGTACGTATTAAAAGAAGACCACTTGGTTAAGTCAAACTTAGGAACTGAAGTTAGTATTGATAATGAATGCATCTTAGATATCGAATTTGAAATGAGTTCTCATTCTGATCCTctcttagttgaaaaaaaaatgattctataAGTAAAATCAGTACTTCAGTACAACAAGAGATTGATTTTCCTCAAACTTCAAGACACCTTTATCCCTTCTATTTTCGAGAAAGGCATTCTAGAAATGTTGCTGAAAAATCAGAAGAAGTTTAAAAGAACCATTTACATTGACcaaatattgatgataaaaaggaaggtcaaataagaagaaaaactaataaattaccTTTTGCACTAACTTCAGAGAAATGGCAAAAATTTCAAGAGGCTGAAAGAtccaaaaaagttaaaacaagagaatatgaggaagaaaaagaaaaaaaaatacttagaaaagaaaaaaaaacttcaggaaataagaggaaaaagagtaaacaaaaaggtgataaaataataatgataataaacagCATCGAATGACACAATGATTTAGATTTGACagtcaaattataataaagaatgatttttttttttattttgtatataacatcactttaatttctagttcatgattacagaaaaaagttagCATTTGACAAATActtgtatgttataatttcacaaataatcttgtttttatatatttgtatgcctaataaattcataaagagcatttaaaaattaccaaaattaagtgcTCTTTTACTGGGCAATTttgtgttccttcacttggtcttcttactacttgttatttgaacctccaaaactttaaaacaatattatgtaagttctctgaaatttttttacttaatttgcaattagtaacaaatatgttgacactgtcatttaactgaaattacgaattttgaaattaacatgattttttaaaggcaagcgaagcttaagtgttccttcactggttagtttactcTACATTTTGATGTCCTGTTGGAGGATTTCATTCCTAGAGCAATTGTCTAAGATGTTATGGCATAAACGTTGTATTAACAGAATAATTCTTAAagctaatttacttttaaatcgaatttttttcctcttactccccattttaattttggaatccgaaatgataatattaaaagcatggaattaatttattttaaaataatttctaattttaatat
This window encodes:
- the LOC107451364 gene encoding uncharacterized protein, with the protein product MFEDNRPLETEDKKSLIYSENSISDDELKRKGGMFDDNLPSKTEESNFLFYSPTSISDDELKQKGGKWLLFAHNDLRELDRRWVVMQNLCNNGTLAAIKSSTIACSDVPQVTVCYTTDPNNQEEVKYAADEIRTLVDYKFSMYYKASKLSTGLNGELEKKEMYLYEHTVNGEFYRKDMDHLKPSTIFWKPHITFNGTSGKTEGGQKCGTQKITFTEETMKKRGRWTLHSFGDLNQIDHRWEVLQSLCESGVVTSIVSSTGAGNPKEGVTRCFTSDFENTEEVKKAAKEIRNLIDYEYVMYYATPGKATKCGIEVMYNTRYMYTVKGGFYGKDKYMRWISLMT